From Patescibacteria group bacterium, a single genomic window includes:
- a CDS encoding DUF5668 domain-containing protein: MWFGIVLIVVGVVFLLQNLGYVTGEVWNIVWPAFIILLGISILLKKDKKIIVSAEKNEEDKDNK; the protein is encoded by the coding sequence ATGTGGTTCGGAATTGTGCTTATCGTTGTTGGAGTTGTTTTTCTTCTGCAAAACCTTGGATATGTTACTGGTGAGGTCTGGAATATCGTATGGCCGGCATTCATAATTCTTCTTGGAATTTCAATCCTCCTCAAAAAGGACAAGAAAATTATTGTTAGCGCTGAGAAAAACGAAGAAGATAAAGATAATAAATAG
- the gyrB gene encoding DNA topoisomerase (ATP-hydrolyzing) subunit B — protein sequence MPEDKDKNKQADSYNASQITVLEGLAPVRKRPGMYIGGTGIDGLHHLVWEVLDNSIDEAMAGFCDKIEVIIHEDNSVSVDDNGRGIPVDKVKATGKSALETVLTVLHAGGKFGDGGYKVSGGLHGVGVSVVNALSTWVKVEVKKDGKLYFQEFERGVAKEEVKVIGEASDTGTKVTFLPDPEIFSNINFNFLTILAHSRQQAYLTKGVMITVKDLRDKPSQKEEAKEEEPEEGFETEEDKEDFEQNMKTGRGSAADEKKESIVAHNPEYSFYFEGGISSYVRHINKSRTPLNDPPIYIEKESDNVVVELSLAYTDDFKEHTYTFANNINTAEGGTHLTGFRTALTRAINDYAKKNNLIKGTALSGEDVREGLTAVLSVKLPDPQFEGQTKAKLGNTEVRTIVESVATESLGYYLEEHPAEARKIIEKCSISARARLAARAARDTIIRKGALDGMTLPGKLADCSSKDPKRSEIYIVEGDSAGGSAKQGRDREFQAILPLRGKILNVERARLDRMLSSDEIKALIVALGIGIGEEVDYSRLRYDRVIIMTDADVDGAHIRTLLLTFFFRNFPDLIERGHIYIAQPPLYSIIKGKDKYWVYSDDEKDAKVREIKAGKEEVTGISIQRYKGLGEMNPGQLWETTMNPENRMLWQVKLDDAEKADEIFSMLMGDQVPPRKRFIQTQAKTVKNLDI from the coding sequence ATGCCGGAAGACAAAGATAAGAACAAGCAAGCCGATTCTTATAACGCATCTCAAATTACTGTTTTGGAAGGACTTGCGCCGGTCCGAAAACGACCGGGCATGTATATTGGCGGCACTGGAATCGACGGCCTCCATCACTTGGTTTGGGAAGTCCTTGACAACTCAATTGATGAGGCGATGGCCGGTTTTTGCGATAAAATCGAAGTTATTATTCATGAAGATAATTCGGTTTCCGTTGATGATAATGGCCGAGGCATTCCGGTTGACAAAGTTAAAGCGACCGGTAAATCGGCTCTTGAAACAGTTCTTACCGTTCTTCATGCGGGAGGTAAATTCGGCGATGGAGGATATAAAGTATCCGGAGGATTGCACGGGGTGGGCGTTTCCGTCGTTAATGCTCTTTCAACCTGGGTGAAAGTGGAGGTCAAAAAAGACGGAAAGCTGTATTTTCAAGAGTTTGAACGCGGAGTTGCCAAAGAAGAAGTCAAAGTTATCGGCGAAGCATCGGATACCGGTACCAAAGTGACATTTTTGCCTGATCCGGAGATATTTTCTAATATCAATTTTAATTTTCTTACCATCTTGGCTCATAGCCGACAACAGGCTTATCTGACTAAGGGGGTTATGATTACGGTTAAAGATCTTCGCGATAAGCCTTCGCAGAAAGAAGAGGCAAAAGAGGAAGAGCCAGAGGAAGGATTCGAAACCGAAGAGGACAAAGAGGATTTCGAGCAAAACATGAAAACCGGCCGTGGCTCGGCTGCGGACGAGAAGAAGGAATCAATTGTTGCCCACAATCCAGAATATTCCTTTTATTTTGAGGGTGGAATCTCTTCCTATGTCCGCCATATCAATAAGTCGCGAACTCCGCTTAATGATCCGCCGATTTATATTGAGAAAGAATCCGATAATGTTGTTGTTGAGCTTTCACTTGCCTACACCGATGATTTTAAGGAACATACTTATACTTTTGCTAATAATATTAATACCGCAGAAGGCGGCACACATCTGACCGGTTTTAGGACGGCCTTAACTCGCGCAATTAATGATTATGCTAAAAAGAATAATTTGATTAAGGGAACAGCCCTTTCTGGTGAAGATGTCCGAGAGGGATTGACGGCTGTTTTATCAGTAAAATTGCCCGATCCACAGTTTGAAGGCCAGACGAAAGCGAAGCTTGGCAATACTGAGGTTAGGACTATTGTAGAATCTGTCGCCACGGAATCGTTGGGGTATTATCTTGAAGAACATCCTGCAGAAGCTAGAAAAATCATTGAAAAATGTTCGATTTCAGCTCGTGCCAGGCTTGCTGCCCGTGCCGCCAGAGATACTATTATTCGTAAGGGTGCGCTCGATGGAATGACTCTCCCTGGGAAGTTGGCGGATTGCTCTTCAAAAGATCCAAAACGATCAGAAATATACATAGTTGAGGGTGATTCTGCTGGTGGGTCAGCCAAACAAGGCAGAGATCGTGAATTTCAAGCGATTTTACCCCTTCGGGGAAAAATTCTTAACGTTGAACGGGCCAGGCTTGATAGGATGCTCTCTTCAGATGAAATCAAAGCCTTGATTGTAGCACTTGGTATCGGTATCGGTGAGGAGGTTGATTATTCGCGCCTTCGGTACGACCGCGTCATTATAATGACTGATGCGGATGTCGATGGTGCGCATATCCGTACACTTCTCCTTACGTTTTTCTTTAGAAATTTTCCAGATCTTATCGAACGAGGGCACATCTATATTGCCCAACCACCATTATATTCAATAATCAAGGGAAAAGATAAATACTGGGTCTATTCTGACGATGAAAAAGATGCGAAGGTCCGTGAAATTAAAGCTGGCAAGGAAGAGGTAACGGGTATCTCGATTCAGCGCTACAAAGGTTTGGGTGAGATGAATCCCGGGCAGCTTTGGGAGACAACCATGAATCCTGAAAACCGCATGCTGTGGCAAGTAAAACTGGATGACGCTGAAAAAGCAGACGAAATATTTTCAATGCTAATGGGTGATCAAGTACCTCCTCGCAAGAGATTTATTCAAACTCAAGCGAAGACGGTTAAAAATTTGGATATTTAA
- a CDS encoding glycosyltransferase, whose product MNITLVHDWLTNMAGAERVLFEVKKIYPDAPIYTSVFDPVGAKEFAKFDIKTSYLNNWPFFKSKRELLIPYTPLAFESFDFSKYDVVVSSTSFPSKGIITKPNTVHICYCHTPSRYLWEPQVDPRASKGFLSGLRKKVAHKNRIWDIAAAERVDYYIANSHYVAKRIKKFYHRDSVVVYPPVDVEKFSPDKNGKTGDYFLFVSRLVGYKRCDLVIDAFNKLGLPLKVIGRGPEKEALAKKANKNIEFLGFLSDDEIKKYYCEAKAFIFAAEEDFGIVPVEAMASGRPVIAYGIGGAAETIVPGVTGEFFTEQTTDSLIAAVKAFDPKKYDTTKIRKHAEKFSSERFRNEFKTTIDKLVSSYTNTNSK is encoded by the coding sequence ATGAATATCACACTCGTCCATGATTGGCTCACAAATATGGCTGGAGCAGAAAGAGTTCTTTTTGAGGTCAAAAAGATTTATCCTGACGCTCCGATATATACTTCGGTATTTGATCCGGTTGGTGCCAAAGAATTTGCAAAATTTGATATCAAAACCAGCTATTTAAATAATTGGCCGTTTTTTAAATCAAAAAGAGAACTTCTGATCCCATACACCCCACTTGCATTTGAGTCCTTTGATTTTTCCAAGTACGATGTTGTGGTTTCATCCACGAGTTTTCCCTCAAAGGGCATAATTACAAAGCCGAATACCGTACACATATGCTATTGTCATACGCCATCTCGGTATTTGTGGGAACCACAGGTAGATCCCAGGGCTAGTAAAGGGTTCCTGTCGGGTCTTCGGAAAAAAGTGGCGCACAAAAATAGAATCTGGGACATCGCCGCTGCTGAACGAGTCGATTATTACATTGCAAATTCACATTATGTAGCTAAAAGAATCAAAAAATTTTACCATCGAGATAGTGTGGTCGTATATCCGCCGGTTGATGTTGAAAAATTTTCACCAGACAAAAATGGCAAAACCGGAGACTATTTCCTGTTTGTTTCCAGGCTTGTCGGGTACAAACGATGTGATCTTGTTATTGATGCTTTCAATAAGTTGGGGCTTCCGCTCAAGGTTATCGGCCGCGGGCCAGAGAAGGAAGCGTTGGCAAAAAAGGCAAATAAAAATATTGAGTTTCTGGGTTTTTTGAGTGATGATGAGATCAAAAAATACTATTGTGAAGCGAAAGCGTTCATTTTCGCGGCCGAAGAAGATTTTGGAATCGTGCCAGTAGAGGCGATGGCATCCGGCCGGCCTGTGATTGCTTATGGGATTGGCGGTGCAGCGGAAACAATCGTGCCCGGTGTAACAGGCGAATTTTTTACCGAACAAACAACAGACTCATTAATTGCTGCAGTCAAAGCATTTGACCCAAAGAAATACGATACTACAAAAATCAGGAAGCATGCCGAAAAATTCTCATCGGAAAGATTCAGGAACGAATTCAAGACAACGATTGATAAATTAGTTTCTAGCTATACTAATACTAATTCAAAATGA
- a CDS encoding DUF4012 domain-containing protein, which yields MRKIHDIKIRTNRKKPIAVSYENRDGYDDGFWHGSENFEKKPILSDKLKMAIARGSIAVAILTSLLAFSLARAFDAKSKVEILVENTKIYLDNAFSSLNKGEIDQALSEAEKARANISEIKLNLQSWGQDLSYLSLISNKHSDTVNLEMTLDAANIILNTLTDSQKSLEAIISEEFAKDKKDKNVNFAVDIAAVSEAFSKTISDSSDRLSDCEKILNRINLGQLGSFKNSIEKARAAISSAKKSIESSQKLVSTDLPWISAKDGQKRDFLIIFQNNAELRGGSGGSFGSFGVAHFENGKFNGIDFGTNIYKIDHAFEATTKIAPPDDLSWVVRDGTWALKDSGWAVDGPEAFEKIKWFYEAETGQKIDGVFELDTSAFVDILRLIGPVDLPAYEKIIDANNFEMETEKEVHQDYFNKSGALEENEPKKMLADMMPAVVDRLISKLSDKTEIVNLFKTFSDSFSQKHMMFYAFDKDIEADLEKYNIAGKVLNTGNDYLYVNNSNLNGFKSSSNILENLSLDSTIGSDGIVNNSLIINRIHNGSNEWPDGYNINLLRVLLPANSKVTNFDPVVGNFEQNSNSGYKNGQPYWASEEAGNPEMVFWINTKPKEESKATINYSFPINNFDQNGLIYSAVFQRQPGANADRITYTLHFPENLVPINLQEYNAETNSATFNFDLISDKNISIKLQRK from the coding sequence GTGAGGAAAATTCACGACATCAAAATCAGGACTAATAGAAAAAAACCGATTGCCGTATCTTACGAAAATAGAGACGGCTACGATGATGGTTTTTGGCATGGTTCCGAAAATTTTGAAAAGAAGCCAATTCTGAGCGATAAACTGAAAATGGCGATTGCACGAGGAAGTATTGCTGTAGCAATTTTAACATCTCTTTTAGCTTTTTCACTTGCCCGAGCATTTGATGCTAAAAGTAAAGTAGAAATCTTAGTTGAAAACACTAAAATTTATTTAGACAATGCGTTTTCCAGCTTAAACAAGGGCGAAATCGATCAGGCGCTGTCCGAAGCTGAAAAAGCCAGAGCAAATATTTCTGAAATAAAACTCAATCTCCAATCTTGGGGGCAGGATTTAAGTTATTTAAGTTTGATCTCCAACAAACATTCCGACACGGTTAATTTGGAAATGACGCTCGATGCAGCAAATATTATTTTAAATACGCTTACCGACTCGCAAAAAAGTTTGGAAGCAATAATTTCCGAAGAGTTTGCTAAAGATAAAAAGGACAAAAACGTCAATTTTGCTGTTGATATTGCCGCTGTGTCAGAAGCATTTTCAAAAACCATTTCAGATTCGTCCGATAGATTATCGGATTGTGAAAAAATTTTAAATAGAATAAATCTTGGTCAGCTAGGATCCTTCAAAAATAGTATAGAAAAAGCCCGAGCGGCAATTTCCTCGGCAAAAAAGTCGATCGAATCTTCTCAAAAACTTGTTTCTACAGACTTGCCTTGGATTTCGGCAAAAGATGGGCAAAAACGTGATTTTCTGATAATTTTTCAAAACAATGCGGAACTTAGGGGTGGAAGTGGCGGGTCCTTTGGTTCTTTTGGGGTAGCACATTTTGAAAATGGCAAGTTCAATGGAATTGATTTTGGCACGAATATTTACAAAATCGATCATGCATTTGAGGCCACAACAAAAATTGCACCGCCGGATGATCTTTCGTGGGTTGTCAGAGATGGGACATGGGCACTAAAGGATTCCGGATGGGCTGTTGACGGACCCGAGGCATTTGAGAAAATTAAATGGTTTTATGAAGCTGAAACAGGACAGAAGATTGATGGAGTGTTTGAATTGGACACATCTGCTTTCGTGGATATATTACGATTAATTGGCCCGGTTGATTTGCCGGCTTATGAGAAAATAATTGATGCAAATAATTTTGAAATGGAAACAGAAAAAGAAGTACACCAAGATTATTTCAACAAATCGGGTGCACTAGAGGAAAATGAGCCCAAAAAAATGCTTGCGGATATGATGCCGGCTGTAGTCGATCGTTTGATTTCCAAACTTTCCGACAAAACAGAAATTGTAAACTTATTTAAAACGTTCTCGGATTCTTTCAGCCAGAAGCACATGATGTTCTACGCTTTTGACAAAGACATTGAGGCTGACTTGGAAAAATACAATATCGCCGGAAAGGTCTTGAATACGGGAAACGATTATTTATATGTTAATAATTCAAATTTGAATGGGTTCAAATCAAGCTCAAACATTTTGGAAAATTTATCATTAGATTCCACTATTGGTAGCGATGGAATAGTAAACAATTCTCTTATCATCAATCGCATTCATAACGGATCGAATGAATGGCCAGACGGATACAACATCAACCTTTTACGGGTTCTTTTGCCAGCAAATTCGAAAGTTACAAATTTTGATCCGGTTGTCGGTAACTTTGAGCAAAATAGCAATTCTGGCTATAAAAATGGCCAGCCCTATTGGGCAAGCGAAGAGGCGGGTAATCCCGAAATGGTTTTTTGGATCAACACCAAACCAAAAGAGGAAAGTAAGGCTACCATCAATTATTCTTTTCCAATAAATAACTTTGACCAAAATGGATTGATTTACTCCGCTGTTTTTCAACGCCAGCCAGGTGCAAACGCCGACAGAATTACTTATACGCTACATTTTCCAGAAAATTTAGTACCGATAAATCTACAAGAGTACAATGCGGAGACAAATTCGGCAACTTTTAATTTTGACTTAATTTCTGACAAAAACATATCAATCAAATTGCAACGGAAATAG
- a CDS encoding protein disulfide isomerase family protein yields MKNKPLYLFVFIAVIIVIIGLVILFYSNKKSSSEQANSDNSGEGNVAGVTTEDQDFATGLAKYMTAQGMVMYGAYWCPHCKSQKEIFGDAFKYVDYVECDASGPDANPDECVAKGIEGYPTWIYNGTKYSGDKSLQELANIVGYNQK; encoded by the coding sequence ATGAAAAACAAACCACTATATCTATTCGTATTTATCGCAGTGATTATTGTAATAATTGGGTTGGTTATTTTGTTTTATTCCAATAAAAAATCTAGCAGCGAACAAGCAAATTCGGACAATTCCGGCGAAGGTAATGTAGCAGGGGTGACCACAGAGGATCAGGATTTCGCCACTGGACTTGCAAAATACATGACAGCTCAAGGAATGGTAATGTATGGGGCATATTGGTGCCCTCATTGCAAAAGCCAGAAGGAAATATTCGGAGATGCCTTTAAATATGTTGATTATGTAGAGTGTGATGCTTCAGGACCGGATGCAAATCCAGACGAATGTGTCGCCAAGGGCATAGAGGGATACCCGACCTGGATTTACAACGGAACAAAATATTCCGGTGATAAATCTTTGCAGGAACTGGCAAATATTGTCGGATATAATCAGAAATAG
- a CDS encoding DUF5679 domain-containing protein: protein MAQAYCVKCRKKVEMQSAEQITMKNGKPATRGVCPACGTKVFRIGKAA from the coding sequence ATGGCACAAGCATATTGCGTTAAATGCCGCAAAAAGGTTGAGATGCAGTCAGCTGAGCAAATTACCATGAAGAATGGCAAGCCAGCAACAAGAGGCGTCTGCCCAGCATGTGGTACTAAGGTTTTCCGAATCGGAAAAGCCGCCTAA
- the gyrA gene encoding DNA gyrase subunit A, translating into MDEEKDQNKNDNDVSEDQTGQDDNSIAESEEEPEEIEPVHHMSDDTGEVHEAENIDSIPDEVIEEEIKSEFGLLKPRSLIEEMQVSYLDYAMSVIVSRALPDVRDGLKPVHRRVLYAMYSTGLRHNVKYRKSAKVVGEVLGNFHPHGDLAVYDSLVRLAQDFSMRYPMIDGQGNFGSMDGDSAAAMRYTECRMSAIAEEMLLDIDKDTVNWQDNYDGSTQEPMVLPARIPQLLLNGSMGIAVGMATNIPPHNLGELCDGVIHLIDNSEATVDDLMEFIKGPDFPTGGNIYNIEDIKTAYATGKGRIMMRAKAEIEEAKRGFRIVITEIPYQVNKATLIEKIAELVKLKKIDGISDLRDESDRRGVRVVVELKGSAYPNKVLNRLFELTSMQTAFHVNLLALTPDLEPRVMSLKDVLGYYIEHRKEVITRRSEYELNRAKDRAHILEGLKIALDNIDEVIKTIKESETRDAAKINLIKRFELSEKQADAILDMRLSALAALERKRIEDELAEIMKRIAHLEDILAHPEKILGLIKDDLSEVKEKYGDGRRTVVVPHALGSFSAEDLIPNEQVIVSLSRGNYIKRQEVGTYRKQVRGGVGVVGMTTKEEDIVDYLVCSYTHDDIYFFTNQGRVFKSKVYELPATSRQSKGTPVVNIIQLGPTEKVTSILTVPQVKDGMKFFVMGTKNGQIKRTEIEKYDNIRKTGIVAIGLKSGDELKWVKATSGNDTIVEVSEKGLAICYNETDARPMGRSASGVTGVRLKASDNVMSMDVIHSKFAGIFDETITKYTGPDMLIVLENGFGKRTMLKHFHLQKRGGMGIKAANCTPKTGNVIGMHITYSDEGDVVLASNKGQFIRMALKDIKRLGRDTQGVTLMRLKGGDKVASVALILPNDEDEGDSSQLPLDNGKPPKLDIKPQEETKSSDESKNNSSKEVANSQSVEKRAAEKDEKNDPAAELKIKSYKEPKVPETKSTKQPEEKSNSSKTIIPEIHNYKETAEVKVREEKNEEKSVEAGFTIKKVPSIKKDDEPNYWGKQKGLYN; encoded by the coding sequence ATGGACGAAGAGAAAGACCAAAACAAGAACGACAATGATGTTTCTGAAGACCAAACCGGACAAGACGATAACTCGATAGCAGAATCTGAAGAAGAGCCCGAAGAAATTGAACCTGTTCATCATATGTCTGATGATACCGGCGAAGTTCATGAAGCTGAAAACATTGATTCAATTCCTGACGAAGTAATCGAGGAAGAAATCAAGAGTGAATTTGGCCTTTTAAAACCGCGGTCATTGATAGAAGAAATGCAAGTCTCATATCTCGATTATGCTATGAGTGTTATTGTTTCTCGGGCACTGCCTGATGTTCGCGATGGCCTGAAACCGGTTCACCGCCGCGTATTATATGCCATGTATTCAACGGGGCTTCGCCACAATGTGAAATACCGCAAATCGGCAAAAGTCGTGGGTGAGGTACTTGGTAATTTTCATCCACACGGCGATTTAGCGGTTTATGATAGCTTGGTGCGTTTAGCTCAAGATTTTTCAATGCGTTATCCTATGATTGATGGCCAGGGAAACTTTGGCTCTATGGATGGCGATTCTGCTGCTGCAATGCGATATACTGAGTGCCGTATGAGCGCAATTGCAGAAGAAATGCTTCTTGATATCGATAAAGATACCGTCAACTGGCAAGATAACTATGATGGCTCGACACAGGAACCAATGGTATTACCGGCAAGAATTCCGCAACTATTGTTGAACGGTTCCATGGGAATTGCCGTTGGCATGGCAACCAATATTCCACCTCACAATTTGGGAGAATTGTGTGATGGTGTCATACATTTGATTGATAATTCTGAAGCAACTGTTGATGATCTCATGGAATTTATAAAAGGGCCAGATTTTCCAACTGGCGGAAATATCTACAATATTGAAGATATCAAAACAGCATATGCGACCGGCAAGGGCCGCATTATGATGCGGGCAAAAGCTGAGATCGAAGAAGCGAAGCGCGGCTTCCGTATCGTGATCACGGAAATTCCATATCAGGTAAATAAAGCAACTTTGATCGAGAAAATTGCTGAACTTGTAAAGCTGAAAAAAATTGATGGAATTTCTGACCTTCGAGACGAATCAGACCGCCGCGGGGTCAGGGTTGTGGTTGAGCTCAAGGGCAGTGCTTATCCAAATAAGGTTTTAAACCGCCTATTTGAGCTTACAAGCATGCAGACGGCATTTCATGTAAATTTGCTTGCCTTAACTCCCGATCTTGAACCAAGGGTGATGTCACTCAAAGATGTGCTTGGTTATTATATTGAACACCGGAAAGAAGTAATTACTAGGCGCAGTGAATATGAGCTTAATCGTGCCAAAGATAGGGCTCATATTTTAGAAGGCTTGAAAATTGCTCTTGATAATATCGATGAGGTTATCAAGACAATAAAAGAATCCGAAACCCGTGATGCGGCAAAAATAAATTTGATAAAAAGGTTTGAGCTTTCCGAAAAACAAGCTGACGCTATTCTGGACATGAGGCTTTCGGCATTAGCAGCTCTTGAGAGAAAGAGAATCGAAGATGAGCTTGCCGAAATTATGAAGAGGATTGCTCATCTTGAGGATATTCTTGCTCATCCCGAAAAAATTCTTGGGCTTATCAAAGATGATCTTTCTGAAGTTAAAGAAAAATACGGCGACGGCAGAAGAACAGTTGTCGTTCCGCATGCCCTCGGATCATTCTCTGCTGAAGATTTAATCCCGAACGAACAAGTAATTGTTTCTCTCTCCCGAGGCAACTACATTAAGCGCCAAGAGGTTGGGACGTACAGGAAACAAGTCCGTGGCGGTGTTGGTGTAGTTGGGATGACGACCAAGGAAGAGGATATTGTTGATTATCTGGTGTGCTCATATACTCATGATGATATATACTTTTTTACCAACCAAGGGCGCGTGTTCAAGAGTAAGGTCTATGAACTTCCGGCAACTTCACGCCAGTCAAAAGGCACACCGGTAGTAAACATAATCCAGCTTGGTCCAACTGAAAAAGTAACTTCAATTTTGACTGTCCCGCAAGTAAAAGACGGCATGAAATTCTTTGTCATGGGGACCAAAAACGGCCAAATCAAGCGTACAGAAATTGAAAAGTATGACAATATAAGAAAAACCGGCATTGTTGCAATCGGCTTGAAATCTGGCGATGAGCTTAAATGGGTTAAGGCAACTTCTGGCAACGACACGATTGTCGAGGTCTCTGAAAAAGGCCTTGCAATCTGCTATAACGAAACTGATGCCAGGCCAATGGGACGATCTGCAAGCGGCGTAACCGGAGTGAGGCTCAAGGCTTCCGATAATGTGATGTCGATGGATGTTATTCATAGCAAATTTGCGGGTATATTTGACGAAACAATCACCAAATATACTGGGCCGGATATGCTAATTGTTCTTGAAAATGGATTTGGAAAACGCACAATGCTGAAACATTTCCACTTGCAGAAACGCGGAGGAATGGGAATAAAAGCCGCTAACTGCACTCCGAAAACTGGTAACGTAATCGGTATGCATATTACCTATTCTGATGAAGGAGATGTTGTCCTTGCTTCAAACAAAGGCCAGTTTATAAGAATGGCACTTAAAGATATTAAACGTTTGGGCCGAGACACTCAGGGCGTTACGCTCATGAGATTAAAGGGAGGAGATAAGGTTGCGTCTGTTGCCCTGATTTTGCCGAATGATGAAGACGAAGGAGATAGCAGTCAGCTTCCGCTGGATAATGGAAAACCGCCAAAATTAGATATTAAGCCACAAGAAGAAACAAAATCATCCGATGAGTCGAAAAATAATTCTTCAAAAGAAGTTGCCAATTCGCAAAGTGTTGAAAAAAGAGCTGCAGAAAAAGATGAAAAGAATGATCCGGCTGCGGAATTAAAGATTAAATCCTACAAGGAGCCAAAAGTGCCGGAGACAAAATCAACAAAACAGCCAGAAGAAAAATCAAATTCTTCGAAAACAATTATTCCAGAAATCCATAATTACAAAGAAACAGCAGAGGTGAAAGTAAGGGAAGAAAAAAACGAGGAAAAATCAGTTGAAGCTGGGTTTACGATCAAAAAGGTTCCTTCAATAAAAAAGGATGATGAGCCAAACTACTGGGGTAAGCAAAAAGGGTTGTATAACTAG
- a CDS encoding undecaprenyl-phosphate glucose phosphotransferase, translated as MKKAELFFIFVLLPLDIAMIIAGFAFSYLLRINLEIGETFNRNGFWQYLQYALYLIPIWIIIFAAFGLYRKRADRNPFSDLFKIFISSSVVILILTMILFFSKTTFFSRIILLLTWAFSIILISFGRMLLDQLQIYLLKFGIGRRNILLIGADNVTSFVANEIRKNPSLGMRVAGVASDDERSGEALKYLGNLSELSKIISEKQIDQVIASESKLSQTKIAQIIETCSDRSIALSFVPSIFGAMTISVKNDTIGSMPLLDVQTIALDGWGRIIKRICDIIFSALLLIVLSPILLIIVLLEKLTSRGPIFYSHDRIGRDGKKFKVYKFRSMYIDKCDFKDGGAKWTTAEDEKNRITPLGKIIRKTNIDELPQFWNILIGNMSFVGPRPEQPTFVEKFEREIPEYYKRHRVKSGLTGWAQVNGLKGDTSIPERVRYDMFYIENWSLWFDMKIVIKTIGLIIYEIFGGKYEYHTRP; from the coding sequence ATGAAGAAAGCCGAATTATTTTTTATATTCGTTTTGCTTCCCTTGGATATCGCGATGATAATCGCTGGTTTTGCATTTTCTTACTTGCTTCGAATAAACCTTGAAATTGGCGAAACGTTTAATCGCAATGGATTTTGGCAATACCTTCAGTATGCACTCTATCTCATTCCCATTTGGATAATTATTTTTGCCGCCTTTGGTTTGTATAGAAAAAGAGCAGACCGAAACCCGTTTTCCGATTTATTCAAAATTTTTATTTCAAGTTCTGTGGTTATACTTATTTTGACCATGATTTTGTTTTTTTCGAAAACCACATTTTTTTCAAGAATAATTTTGCTTTTAACTTGGGCATTTAGCATAATTTTGATTTCATTTGGCAGAATGCTTCTAGACCAGCTTCAAATTTATCTTTTAAAATTTGGAATCGGGCGCCGGAATATACTTTTAATTGGTGCAGATAATGTCACTTCGTTTGTGGCAAATGAAATCAGAAAAAATCCTTCCTTAGGTATGCGGGTGGCTGGGGTTGCATCAGACGATGAAAGATCTGGTGAGGCCCTGAAATATCTTGGCAATCTGTCTGAGCTCTCAAAAATTATTTCTGAAAAACAAATCGACCAAGTCATCGCATCGGAATCTAAACTCTCACAAACTAAAATCGCGCAAATTATAGAAACTTGCAGCGATAGGTCTATAGCTTTGAGCTTTGTTCCCTCAATATTTGGCGCAATGACCATAAGCGTCAAAAACGACACAATCGGGTCGATGCCACTTCTTGATGTCCAAACGATTGCTCTGGACGGCTGGGGTAGAATCATTAAGCGAATCTGTGACATTATCTTTTCTGCTTTATTACTTATCGTTTTGTCCCCGATTTTGCTAATAATTGTGCTGTTGGAAAAACTGACCTCAAGGGGTCCAATCTTTTATTCTCATGATCGTATTGGCCGCGATGGAAAAAAATTCAAAGTTTATAAATTCAGATCGATGTACATTGATAAATGTGATTTTAAAGATGGCGGCGCCAAATGGACTACGGCCGAAGATGAAAAGAACAGAATTACTCCTCTTGGTAAAATAATTCGGAAGACAAACATTGATGAATTGCCCCAGTTTTGGAATATATTGATAGGTAATATGAGTTTTGTTGGGCCTCGTCCGGAACAACCAACCTTTGTAGAAAAATTTGAGAGAGAAATTCCTGAATATTATAAGCGACACAGGGTCAAATCAGGCCTTACCGGTTGGGCGCAAGTCAATGGTTTAAAAGGAGACACCTCTATTCCGGAGAGGGTGAGATATGACATGTTCTATATTGAAAATTGGAGCTTGTGGTTTGATATGAAAATTGTGATTAAAACGATCGGTTTAATAATTTATGAAATATTCGGCGGAAAGTATGAATATCACACTCGTCCATGA